The Oenanthe melanoleuca isolate GR-GAL-2019-014 chromosome 1A, OMel1.0, whole genome shotgun sequence genome contains a region encoding:
- the RAD52 gene encoding DNA repair protein RAD52 homolog isoform X2, giving the protein MPESQGKDSESSSSSSCSNTLDSVASFGQYQYTASEYRAIQHALRQRLGPDYISSRQAGGGQKVCYIEGHKVISLANEMFGFNGWAHSVTQQNVDFVDLNNGRFYVGVCAFVKVQLKDGSYHEDVGYGVSEGLKSKALSLEKARKEAVTDGLKRALKCFGNALGNCILDKDYLRAVNKLPRQVPPELDLVKAKIQDYEPEIEKARYSSYVERQNTAGRQHCEVTPGCKPGQTEAAVVTADQKQPNAPRSTDSLAMECDATYQRKLRQQRLQQQFREQMEKKQQVPGVTPSSKQATSDPAVEHSTAAEVQQELVIEEEFFADDPELWDIPLEVMGAKIAEPSSAAQQAPRTPHGHQQRGSHSRTPRRGSQHRAAARLAQLQPPAAAPSTSCAHQHTPGCSPLGRNQSLKKRKLEPV; this is encoded by the exons ATGCCTGAGAGCCAGGGGAAGgacagtgagagcagcagcagcagcagctgctccaacaCTTTGGACTCAGTGGCTTCCTTTGGACAG TACCAGTACACAGCCAGCGAGTACCGAGCCATCCAGCACGCCCTGCGCCAGAGGCTGGGCCCAGACTACATCAGCAGCCGGCAGGCAGGGGGAGGCCAAAAG gTCTGTTACATTGAGGGTCACAAGGTCATCAGTCTGGCCAATGAAATGTTTGGCTTCAATGGCTGGGCTCATTCAGTCACTCAGCAGAATGTTG ACTTTGTTGACCTCAACAATGGCAGGTTCTATGTGGGTGTCTGTGCTTTTGTGAAAGTTCAGCTTAAG GATGGGTCATACCATGAAGATGTGGGATATGGAGTCAGTGAAGGCCTGAAGTCTAAAGCCTTATCCTTAGAAAAGGCACGAAAGGAGGCAGTAACAGATGGACTGAAGAGAGCACTCAA GTGCTTTGGGAATGCTCTTGGGAACTGCATCCTGGACAAGGACTACCTGCGAGCCGTGAACAAGCTCCCCCGGCAG GTACCCCCTGAGTTAGACTTGGTCAAAGCTAAAATACAGGACTATGAGCCTGAAATAGAGAAAGCAAGATACAGCAGCTATGTGGAAAGGCAGAACACAGCAGGGAGACAGCACTGTGAGGTGACACCTGGCTGTAAGCCTGGCCAGACAGAGGCTGCTGTAGTGACAGCAGATCAGAAACAGCCCAAtgctcccag AAGCACAGACTCCCTGGCCATGGAGTGTGATGCCACTTACCAGAGGAAGCTGCGCCAGCAgcggctgcagcagcagttccGGGAGCAGATGGAGAAGAAGCAGCAGGTGCCAGGAGTTACTCCCAGCAGCAAACAGG CAACATCTGATCCTGCtgtggagcacagcactgcagcagaagTGCAACAGGAGCTGGTGATAGAAGAGGAGTTCTTTGCAG ATGATCCTGAACTTTGGGACATCCCCTTGGAGGTCATGGGTGCCAAAATAGCAGAGCCCtcctcagctgcacagcaggCACCCAGGACACCCCACGGCCATCAGCAGAGGGGCTCCCACAGCAGGACACCCCGCAGggggagccagcacagagctgctgccaggctggcacagctgcagccccctgctgcagcccccagcaccagctgtgcccaccaGCACACCCCAG GGTGCAGCCCACTCGGGAGAAATCAGAGCTTGAAGAAAAGGAAGCTGGAACCTGTGTGA
- the RAD52 gene encoding DNA repair protein RAD52 homolog isoform X1 has protein sequence MPESQGKDSESSSSSSCSNTLDSVASFGQYQYTASEYRAIQHALRQRLGPDYISSRQAGGGQKVCYIEGHKVISLANEMFGFNGWAHSVTQQNVDFVDLNNGRFYVGVCAFVKVQLKDGSYHEDVGYGVSEGLKSKALSLEKARKEAVTDGLKRALKCFGNALGNCILDKDYLRAVNKLPRQQVPPELDLVKAKIQDYEPEIEKARYSSYVERQNTAGRQHCEVTPGCKPGQTEAAVVTADQKQPNAPRSTDSLAMECDATYQRKLRQQRLQQQFREQMEKKQQVPGVTPSSKQATSDPAVEHSTAAEVQQELVIEEEFFADDPELWDIPLEVMGAKIAEPSSAAQQAPRTPHGHQQRGSHSRTPRRGSQHRAAARLAQLQPPAAAPSTSCAHQHTPGCSPLGRNQSLKKRKLEPV, from the exons ATGCCTGAGAGCCAGGGGAAGgacagtgagagcagcagcagcagcagctgctccaacaCTTTGGACTCAGTGGCTTCCTTTGGACAG TACCAGTACACAGCCAGCGAGTACCGAGCCATCCAGCACGCCCTGCGCCAGAGGCTGGGCCCAGACTACATCAGCAGCCGGCAGGCAGGGGGAGGCCAAAAG gTCTGTTACATTGAGGGTCACAAGGTCATCAGTCTGGCCAATGAAATGTTTGGCTTCAATGGCTGGGCTCATTCAGTCACTCAGCAGAATGTTG ACTTTGTTGACCTCAACAATGGCAGGTTCTATGTGGGTGTCTGTGCTTTTGTGAAAGTTCAGCTTAAG GATGGGTCATACCATGAAGATGTGGGATATGGAGTCAGTGAAGGCCTGAAGTCTAAAGCCTTATCCTTAGAAAAGGCACGAAAGGAGGCAGTAACAGATGGACTGAAGAGAGCACTCAA GTGCTTTGGGAATGCTCTTGGGAACTGCATCCTGGACAAGGACTACCTGCGAGCCGTGAACAAGCTCCCCCGGCAG caGGTACCCCCTGAGTTAGACTTGGTCAAAGCTAAAATACAGGACTATGAGCCTGAAATAGAGAAAGCAAGATACAGCAGCTATGTGGAAAGGCAGAACACAGCAGGGAGACAGCACTGTGAGGTGACACCTGGCTGTAAGCCTGGCCAGACAGAGGCTGCTGTAGTGACAGCAGATCAGAAACAGCCCAAtgctcccag AAGCACAGACTCCCTGGCCATGGAGTGTGATGCCACTTACCAGAGGAAGCTGCGCCAGCAgcggctgcagcagcagttccGGGAGCAGATGGAGAAGAAGCAGCAGGTGCCAGGAGTTACTCCCAGCAGCAAACAGG CAACATCTGATCCTGCtgtggagcacagcactgcagcagaagTGCAACAGGAGCTGGTGATAGAAGAGGAGTTCTTTGCAG ATGATCCTGAACTTTGGGACATCCCCTTGGAGGTCATGGGTGCCAAAATAGCAGAGCCCtcctcagctgcacagcaggCACCCAGGACACCCCACGGCCATCAGCAGAGGGGCTCCCACAGCAGGACACCCCGCAGggggagccagcacagagctgctgccaggctggcacagctgcagccccctgctgcagcccccagcaccagctgtgcccaccaGCACACCCCAG GGTGCAGCCCACTCGGGAGAAATCAGAGCTTGAAGAAAAGGAAGCTGGAACCTGTGTGA